Proteins encoded in a region of the Anopheles aquasalis chromosome 2, idAnoAquaMG_Q_19, whole genome shotgun sequence genome:
- the LOC126570376 gene encoding maltase 2-like gives MAHHRPCNGHWLWFPLMLTLMVSASSDGPGLGQEDGNGGSWWQRTVFYQIYPRSFMDSNGDGVGDLRGIRDRLVHLKDAGIGATWLSPIFLSPMVDLGYDITDYTVIQPEYGMMQDFEALMAEARRLDIKIILDFVPNHTSDQCEWFRRSVAREPGYSEYYVWHDGREDPSAANGTRLPPNNWQSVFYGSAWTYHPERGQYYLHQFTAQQPDLNFRNPAVVEEMKQVLRFWLGKGVAGFRIDAVNHLFEVEDFRDEPETGTDRDPLSYGFTHHIYTKDLLEDYDMVYQWRELLDDWSREHPQDAARIIMTEAYANITFTMRYYHSLPAEGTGARVGSHMPFNFLLITDLNRDASAPDFVFTINKWLTYMPRDATANWVLGNHDQPRVGTRFGTERIDAMHTLLLTLPGIAVTYYGEEIGMVDYRDAIASGPSSQRDDEAGEAFIVFSRDPERTPFQWDDTRNAGFSDAPSTWLPVNPNYRELKLEAQKRAERSHYKTYRELVRLRQHDTFRRGSMLPVPYSNDVLTYVRELRGSDTFVVVINLAANSRTVDLSAIFPRLAERLTVASSASTSGYRTGDIVRTNQLLVDGNDGLVLRSIHVPERERANVGSAQRGSTNVLWSAAKDAAVIASIIIALGTSYYHFRHCPPAFICGGSK, from the exons GGCAatggtggttcgtggtggcAGCGGACGGTGTTCTATCAAATCTATCCCCGCTCGTTCATGGACTCGAACGGGGACGGTGTGGGGGATCTGCGGGGTATCCGGGATCGGTTGGTGCACCTGAAGGATGCCGGCATCGGTGCCACCTGGCTATCGcccatctttctctcgccgATGGTGGACTTAGGCTACGACATTACGGATTACACCGTCATCCAGCCCGAGTACGGTATGATGCAGGACTTTGAGGCGCTGATGGCCGAGGCACGACGGCTCGACATCAAAATCATTCTCGACTTCGTACCGAACCACACGAGCGATCAGTGTGAGTGGTTCCGGCGTTCGGTTGCCCGGGAGCCGGGCTACAGCGAGTACTACGTGTGGCATGATGGACGCGAGGATCCTTCCGCTGCTAATGGGACCCGTTTACCGCCGAATAATTGG CAATCGGTGTTTTATGGTTCCGCTTGGACGTACCACCCGGAAAGGGGCCAGTACTACCTGCACCAGTTCACGGCCCAGCAACCGGACTTGAACTTTCGCAATCCGGCCGTAGTCGAGGAGATGAAGCAGGTCTTGCGTTTTTGGCTGGGCAAGGGAGTGGCCGGGTTTCGCATCGACGCCGTAAACCATCTGTTCGAGGTGGAGGACTTTCGGGATGAGCCGGAAACGGGCACTGACCGTGATCCGCTTTCATACGGCTTTACACATCACATCTATACGAAGGATTTG CTCGAGGATTACGATATGGTGTACCAGTGGAGAGAGCTGCTGGACGATTGGTCCCGGGAACACCCCCAAGACGCGGCTCGCATCATTATGACGGAAGCGTACGCCAACATTACCTTCACGATGCGCTACTATCACTCGTTGCCAGCGGAAGGCACTGGCGCCCGGGTCGGTTCCCATATGCCGTTTAACTTTTTGCTGATCACCGATCTGAACCGCGATGCCAGCGCACCGGACTTTGTGTTTACGATCAACAAATGGCTCACGTACATGCCGCGCGATGCAACGGCCAACTGGGTGCTGGGCAATCACGATCAACCACGCGTCGGTACCCGTTTCGGGACGGAAAggatcgatgcgatgcacacgctgctgctaACGCTGCCCGGCATTGCGGTCACGTACTATGGCGAGGAGATTGGAATGGTCGACTATCGGGATGCAATCGCTAGTGGGCCATCATCACAGCGGGACGATGAGGCCGGTGAGGCGTTCATCGTGTTTTCCCGTGATCCCGAGAGGACGCCCTTCCAGTGGGATGATACGAGGAATGCGGGCTTCTCGGACGCTCCCAGCACCTGGTTACCGGTGAATCCGAACTATCGCGAGCTAAAACTGGAGGCGCAGAAGCGTGCCGAAAGAAGTCACTACAAAACGTACCGGGAGCTGGTCCGGTTGCGACAGCATGACACGTTCCGGCGGGGATCGATGCTCCCGGTGCCCTACTCGAATGACGTGCTGACGTACGTCCGGGAACTGCGCGGAAGTGACACGTTTGTGGTCGTGATCAATTTGGCTGCCAACTCAAGGACCGTGGATTTGAGTGCCATTTTCCCGAGACTAGCGGAGCGGCTGACGGTTGCATCCAGTGCCTCTACCTCCGGCTATCGTACAGG CGATATCGTCAGGACGAACCAGCTGCTAGTGGATGGAAACGATGGGTTGGTGCTACGGAGCATCCACGTTCCGGAAAG gGAACGCGCTAATGTTGGTTCCGCGCAGCGCGGTTCAACGAATGTCCTCTGGAGTGCGGCAAAGGACGCTGCAGTAATTGCGTCCATCATAATTGCACTCGGTACCAGCTACTACCACTTCCGGCACTGCCCACCAGCCTTCATTTGTGGAGGCAGCAAGTGA